The Sebastes fasciatus isolate fSebFas1 chromosome 4, fSebFas1.pri, whole genome shotgun sequence genome window below encodes:
- the pgghg gene encoding protein-glucosylgalactosylhydroxylysine glucosidase: MSYVEDPYIFSTDALPSDRRFLPPVANGLLGWRVYNRTMHMGGVYNGEGGHCHRADIPCPLAVKIETDEPAKHAYSLDTHTGIFTHTLSSAHVTASQSLYSHRHYPNLMVMEILLVRQVTSEEPITVNLVTSFTPESKDIVFESGPDYKGGSHIQGKVTEAEFPGASCPEVHLIWTPIPPTLTLLPEQSQARWGFILAVANSLEAVEANYDEGLNLMASGNLRPSHMKAWKELWLQSTVEVTGSESLCKALIGCMFYLLSAFPSIHETSSSFGGVSPGGLSNGGDGQDYWGHIFWDQDIWMYPGIALFYPKLARAVLEYRVGTIDGAKDNAQKQGFKGLKFPWESAVSGREVCPEDIYGKQEIHINGDVTLAFQHYLYLTEDLSMFAEGHGQEVIYGVADYWVSRASWNPDDQKYHLLGVMPPDEYYYNVNNSVYTNAVAKFSLQFAVELANLLQHPAPKEWQEVAEHLKIPFDQESQYHPEFDGYNKGDPVKQADTVMLGYPLGLQMSPEIRRNDLEAYEPVTDPNGPAMTWGMFAIGWLELGEAERARHLLEKCFKNIQAPFQVWSESSDGSGAVNFLTGMGGFLQAVLFGFTGFRVQKECLAFSPLLPTDITELCVRGVNYLGNQMDWLLRKDEVCIILREPATSSGNTKSCDLQVVLKASGTKIPLTPGKPVTFPREPGCVCKLAWTSSCWPV; encoded by the exons ATGTCCTATGTCGAAGACCCCTACATCTTCTCCACCGACGCTCTACCCAGTGACCGCCGCTTCCTCCCGCCAGTGGCCAATGGGCTTCTGGGATGGAGGGTGTACAACCGTACCATGCACATGGGTGGTGTGTATAATGGGGAGGGTGGACATTGTCACCGGGCAGATATCCCCTGTCCTCTCGCTGTGAAGATTGAGACAGACGAACCAGCCAAGCACGCCTACAGCCTGGACACCCACACAG GCATTTTCACCCACACCCTGAGCTCAGCACATGTAACGGCCTCACAGTCTCTGTATTCACACCGACACTACCCCAACCTGATGGTGATGGAGATTCTGTTGGTGCGTCAGGTGACTTCAGAGGAGCCAATCACTGTGAATCTGGTCACTTCGTTCACACCTGAGAGCAAAGACATTGTGTTCGAGTCTGGTCCTGATTACAAAGGAGGAAG tCACATCCAAGGAAAGGTGACCGAGGCTGAGTTCCCAGGAGCTTCCTGTCCCGAAGTGCACCTCATCTGGACCCCCATACCTCCCACTCTGACACTGCTGCCGGAGCAGAGCCAGGCTCGCTGGGGCTTCATCCTGGCCGTTGCCAACAGTTTAGAAGCTGTTGAGGCCAATTATGACGAGGGCCTGAATCTGATGGCGTCTGGTAACCTGCGCCCGTCTCACATGAAGGCCTGGAAAGAGCTGTGGCTGCAGAGCACGGTGGAGGTGACGGGGTCAGAGAGCCTCTGCaaggctctgattggctgcatgTTTTACCTCCTCAGCGCGTTCCCCTCCATACACGAAACCTCCAGCTCTTTTGGTGGAGTCAGTCCAGGCGGGCTGTCTAATGGTGGGGATGGTCAGGACTATTGGGGCCACATCTTCTGGGACCAG GACATTTGGATGTATCCTGGCATCGCCCTCTTCTATCCCAAGCTAGCCCGAGCCGTGCTGGAGTACAGGGTGGGGACTATAGATGGCGCAAAAGACAACGCCCAAAAGCAGGGCTTCAAG GGACTGAAGTTCCCGTGGGAGAGTGCTGTGTCGGGGAGGGAGGTGTGTCCAGAGGACATTTATGGAAAACAAGAGATTCACATAAATGGAGATGTCACCCTGGCCTTCCAACACTATCTCTACCTCACTGAG GATCTGTCCATGTTCGCAGAGGGCCACGGCCAGGAGGTGATATACGGCGTGGCTGATTACTGGGTTTCTAGAGCATCGTGGAACCCTGACGACCAGAAGTATCATCTCTTAG GTGTCATGCCACCTGATGAGTATTACTACAATGTCAACAACTCTGTGTACACAAACGCAGTGGCCAAATTCAG TCTCCAGTTCGCTGTAGAATTGGCTAACCTCCTCCAACATCCTGCACCAAAGGAATGGCAAGAAGTGGCCGAACACCTCAAAATACCTTTTGACCAGGAATCCCAGTACCATCCTGAGTTTGATGGCTACAACAAAG GTGACCCAGTGAAGCAGGCGGACACAGTGATGTTGGGTTATCCTCTTggactgcaaatgtccccagaGATCAGGAGAAATGACCTTGAAGCGTACGAGCCAGTAACAGACCCTAATGGTCCGGCCATGACATgg GGTATGTTTGCAATCGGCTGGCTGGAGCTCGGGGAGGCTGAGAGAGCTCGACATTTACTTGAGAAGTGCTTCAAAAACATCCAGGCACCGTTCCAG GTATGGAGTGAATCATCCGATGGCTCTGGTGCGGTCAACTTTCTCACGGGGATGGGGGGATTCCTGCAAGCTGTGCTGTTTGGTTTTACTGGCTTCAG agttCAGAAGGAATGCCTGGCCTTTTCCCCACTCCTTCCCACTGACATTACTGAGCTCTGCGTCCGTGGTGTGAACTACTTGGGCAATCAGATGGACTGGCTGCTCAGGAAAGATGAAGTTTGTATCATACTGAGGGAACCGGCAACCAGTTCTGGCAACACCAAGTCCTGTGATCTGCAGGTTGTCCTGAAGGCATCAGGAACTAAAATCCCTCTCACACCAG GGAAGCCGGTAACTTTTCCTCGTGAGCCCGGGTGTGTTTGTAAACTGGCTTGGACGTCTTCCTGTTGGCCTGTCTGA